The sequence AGTTGGGGGCGGTTACAGTCAACGACGGATATGCACGGTCGAAGATCGTGCGAGCTTCCTGATCATTTTCCGAATCTGCGGAGAGCAGCTTCTCAATGAGGCCCAATAGCGTGAAGATGGACCCATAAGTGCGAGTACCGGCGCCACTCGCTACGTCGACCATGCTCAGGGCAAAGACAGGTAGCCGCTTGATTGTATCCATATTGACAGCAAGTCGGATCGTGGTTCGAGCGGTGTGCTCCGACGTGCGCCCTTTCCGATTCAATCCGACCACTCCGGGGAGCACGACGCGGGCCTTGGGGTTGATGCTGTAAGGCAGGGCGATGACTGCAGTGGCGCGCCGAGCCCAGTCAAGGCTGTCTTCTCGCCGGCCAATCCCCAGATACGACTTGAACTGAGAGGCACGATCGAATGAGGCGGTGTCTTTCTCCCCGAGATGAGTACGGGCGAGAGCGTAGAGCGAGACACTACCGGGTCCACGCAGTAAATAACGCAATGCCATCCCTGGTCGCTCCGCACAGAAATGGGGTACCTCTGCGGCCAGGGCTGCAAAGCTGACTCGGACGTCCTGTTCAGCCGACATCGCCCGGAGATACGGGGCGGTATCAATGTCTCCATCCAGAAGGGATAGATCGAATACAGCCTGCGTTAACGCAGGGAGTTCCTGCGCAGCAATGGCATCGGTGTCGACGGAGAACTTGTAGAGGCTGGTCAGTGCCAGGGCTTGCAGAGCGCGACTGAGTGCAGTCGATAATTCGGTTGACCACGATGCAGATGCCAATGTGGAGCTCGATGAGCCGTCCATATACGGTGCACAGCTGGTCATGACCTGCAGCACCGAGCGCAGAGGCTGTTTGAGCAGGAACTCAACATAAGTGGCAACGTCGCCACTGGTTTTGACGCGCAGTCCGCGTTTGACAATCGCCTGGACGACATCCTTGATGTGGATCACCCCCCCCCAAGCGGGATGCGACACTCGGCAGTTCGTTCGAAGCATGACATTCCAGAGCGGCTGCAGTTGCATGCGCCTGCGGATCGGGAAGAGCTTGAGCAGATACTGCTCTTCTAGGTGGTCAATCATACGCAGGTACTGGGCCGAGCGATCCCCTTGTGTTGAACGACGTGGAAGTTCCAGTGCTGCTTCGCGCTTGCCTGCGACCGTTTGCGCGAAGTGCTGGCGCACGAGTAGCGAGTAGAGCTCTAGGTCTCCTGTCACCAGAATCATGATGAGAGGGGCATCCAAATATTTCCGGAAACACTCCAACAGGCTGACCGCATGTGAGGCGTCCGTGTCGGCATCGTCAAAGGCAAACATGAGCGCACGTACACCCAGGATACGGCAGGCCGTGGAAAACAGGCTGTGGAGCTTGGTTCGAAGGTTCGTGCTATCGCCAGCACGTTCAAGCCCCCATTCGAGGAACAGATCCGGGTCCAGATCGTTAAGCGGGTGGTGGTCCTTGGCGAACAGACTCAACCCACCGGCGACGCCCTTGAAGGTGCGATGCCATTCCGCTCGCAGAGGTTCATCTTGAGGTCGGCACTGCACTTTGAGAGCATCGTCAACTCGCTTGCGAAGCTGTTGCAGTATCACAAGGAGGATGATTTCGCTGCGCTCAATGCGACTTGGGTCGATCGGGTTGATGAAGGCAAGATGGCCGTTCACCCTAGTGTCATTCTCAAGGGCGACTTTTACAGAGCTAAGGAATGTCGACTTGCCAGCTCCTCGTGTCCCATCTATAAATTGGGTCCAGCCACTGCTGGCAGGGAGGTCATACATTGAGGCTGATTCTGTAGCACCTAAGGTCTCGAGGTGTTTGATGACCTGATCCCGAAGATGCTCGTAGTTCTCTCTGTGGACAAGTTGGTCGATTGATAGCGCATTGGCATTGTCCCCTTGTTCGAGACGAATGAGAATTTCTGAAGATTGCGCTGGTTCAGGTGTAAGTTGGCTCAAGTGGTACCTCCTGAAGCTTCGAACATTGGGGCCACCCCATACTTCCTCGACAGGCGAGAGCGACTCGCTGGGCTGTACCGAGTTTGGCTTTGGATCCTAAGCAAATAACTCTAGCATGGGAGAATAAATTGTAGAAGTTCAGACTTGATCAGACAGTCAAGCCTTGTCGAGAGGTGGGGTTACCCGTTTTAATTGAGGGCGTATCTTTATCGAAATGGAGCACAGCGCCAATCTGACTATCAGGCATCATCAAAACAGGTCGACCGTTAGATCAAGTCTGAACTCCTATATATGGCTGTGGTCATCTGCAACGTCGCTGGTTTAAAGCCCACGGGAGTGCCCCTCCTTGATTTTTGGGGGGATGCCGCGGGGGGCAGCAGATCGTGCATTTTCTGATCGTGAGAACAGTGGTGAGTCAGCACCGATTTTGACTAACCGATCGTCAGCTTGATGGTCCCCAGTCATGTTGGACTAAATATCCGTTTTCTCCCCACTCTGCGTATTACCAATTAAAGTTAATGGCATTGCATCCAATTGATACAGCTGATCTCGAGCATCTTTATACCCCTCAAAGAATTTAACCCACTTATTCATACCCCCCCCCAATTCTCCAACAGCACGGATCATGGCTAAGTGTGATGCGCGAAGCAGGTCAACCTGCCTTTCCAACTCTGCAATTCTCCGATCCTTGCTTTCCAGTTCAGCTGCCGTAGACTCCTTGGATCGTTTTGTCAGGCGACTTATGTGTTTACGGATATCTTGTTGCTTAGCCTGATACTGAGCCACCAGTTCAGAGCGAGGTAGGTTGCATGTGATTGTTGAAGCATGACCAATATGAGGATGCAGACGTGCCACTGCACGGGCAGTGATATCCACATTTTGATACAATAAGTCATCAAGGATCTGTATCAGCAATTCATCACCTTGATTATTTGAATCGGACCTATTCGTAGCCATCTAGCACGCTCCTTGGCGTATTTGCTGTTTTAGAAAGATCCGCTCCATCAGGGAAGACTGGCATGCCCTCGGGTGTCACCAAAATCTGTTTGACCGCAGCAAGTCGGTTCTTGGCATGAATGAGCTGGTTATCTCTACCGACAGCCTTTGCCGAGCGTGATTCAATAGCCTTCACTGCATCCTTCAGGCGCCCCTCCAATTGCACAAGATGCGCGTGGTGTTGTGGCATTCCGGTTGCAGTAAGGTGCCGACATCCGGCAAAGCACTCCAGATGCTTGGGGCAGGGGTCGACCGTAAAACTATTGATGCAGTGTCCATAGGGAGTTGAGTGAAAGCCGTCAGCCTCTAGCTTGAGGAATTCGAATGCAGCATCTTCACCATGAGTTTGCTGGATGTTTTTGAATGCATCGACAATTGGCCCGCTCGCCTTGCCAGCCTTGATCATTCGTGCCACGGTTGCTGCCTTGCGTCCCAACGACACCTCCACTTCCAAGGGCAGCTCAATGCCTTCCAGGTCCTCTGCCAGGCTGCGATGGTCGTATTCGTAGCTCTGTGCCACACTTCGGCGATTGAACCGTTTGGTGATGATCGTATCGGCTACCCCTAGCCGGAAGAGCTCCGTGTTTTGCAGGTGCCTTAGCGCATGTGGATTCAGAGTCAACATCCGATCTTCATCTGAACCGCTGTAAGACTCGAAGAGGGTCGAGCCGCTGCAACCTTCGTTCCCACCAATCGCATGATGCATCATGTCTGGACTGAATCGACCAACCGAGTAATACCGCGTGATGTCACAAAGGCCATCGTTTCGACCTTCAGCTAACGCCCTTTTAGGCATCAGGAACATCAACTCCCACGTCTGGATCTCTCCAGCCGGAGATAAGCGAAATGGAGATCGATCAGATAATTTGGTTGTTAATCTCAACAGGTGGTCCTCAATTTCATCAACCCGTAAGAACACCTTTTTCCATTGCATTTGTGAGTCGTGATATTCGGTGCCATCCTGCCGTCTGAAGGTAATTTTTCCTTTTAATCGATTATAGAATACGTACAGCGCGGTATTCAACGAGCTAGAGGCAGAGTTTATTTGCCGAAGTTGGTAATCATACATTTCGTCAAACACTTGGCCATCAAATCTGTCTCGATATCGTGACTGCCATTGATCTTGTTCCTGATTTGGCAACGCCAGTAATATCGGATTGCCTGTGAGGTATGGATATAGCTCAATCGCTGAGACTAACTGATCTCGCCTGAACCAAGGAAGAATCCGTTTCTCTTCTACCTGGCGGCGAAGCGTCTCACGTAATGGTTGCGTAATTCTGGCCACTTCGCTCAGTGTTTCAGTCAGAGCGGCCTCGAACATTGACGGCACATACTGCGCTGTTTCGAAAAGTGCCACGCTATCAGAATTAGGGGTTTGTTGTTTCTCTGCAAAGTACCGGAGCATCATGGCTGTCGAGTAGCCGCCAAGCTCACCGGCAGCACGGCCAGAGGTATCGTAGTACTCTCGAACCCGCTTCCAGTCTGCGGGTAAGAGGCAGGCTTCACCAGCACGAAGCCCACAAAGCAACATGATTTTGGTCTGTGTAAAACGTAGTAGATCGAGAATGCTCCGTGGCTGTTCAGTAAACACAATCCGAACAAGTTCCCAAAATGCACGCCGGTCCGGTAGTTTTTCGGCACGCTTCCGTTCCTCCAGGTCAGAACGAAGCTCATCCATTGATTTCGTGTAACGTGCTCGTTTCCCTCTGACGCCGTGTCTTTTCATGGAGAGGGCAGGGGCGATTGGCCCGATATCGGCGATGTGATTGGCATCGATCAGGGTTTTAACGAGACCTAGAATCAGATCTGCCAGTTTCCCTGACGCCTGAAGCCCCTTCGCGAGCTCGAATGCTCCTACAACATCATCTACTCGCAACTCCCATGGCTCACGACCATCAACAACAGTAGCCAAAACGCGCAGTGGTCTAACCACATTGCCGATGACGTGCCCTGTCGAGTTTTTGCGGTAGAACAATTGTTCTACTATGACGGCCTTCAGAAGGTCCAGCCAGCCTGGTGATAGTGATGTCTTGGGAAGAGCAGGAAGGTCTTGTTGCTTGCGTCTCTCATTCAGAACCAGCAATGCCTTGGCATCAAGTCCAAAATCGCGAACCCAATGAACGGGGGGAGGGGAGTCACCAACAAATTGCGTGATGTTCCAGGCCTCCTCTGGAACCGCAGTTCCATCAGTCAGCAGCCGAACATCCCAATTCACCCCACGCTCACTGGCAATGCGACGACCAAAATCAATGAACGCATAGAAATGTTCATTCATTGACCGTCTCCCTCAATTTCGGCGATGATGGACTGGACGTTTGATATCGTTCGCTTCAACTGGATATATGCCGGTGAATTTTCATCCCCTTTCGACGCGTCTGAGAAAAATGTGACGACAGACCGGAAATCTAACAACACCTGTCGATGAATTTCTGGATCGTTGAGGGGCATGAATTTGAAGCATCCGTAGCATGCGGTGACCGGGTTCGTTGGGCAGGAGGGCTGACCAATTGAACAGGCGCCGATACCAGATATCGGAATGCCATGGGGAGCACTGCCAGTTCCCTTTCATCGATGAACCGGTCATGTGCGATTTTTGTAACCTGCTGATAGATTTCGGAAATGCCTAGGGCCGCATTGACTCGCTCGGCTTGATTGGCTGATGCCTGGAAATAGACAAGCCCAGTATCAATATCACTATGGCCCATGGATTCAGCCAATTCCTCCTGACTAGCACCCGCATCCACTAACCGTTGGGCTGCAGTATGCCTGAGCTCGGTTGCACTGCGTGGCTCAGGGAGGAGGGCGGTGGTAGCCTTCGTGATGATATAGCCAGTTTCGCGCGCACTCGAAACATCAAATATTCGGCCTTCACCACTCAGTCCAGCGCGGATAGCGCGTTCGTAAAGCTCAATGAACAAAGGAGCCCACTCTCGTTTTACTTTGCGCATGAGAGGTTGTGCCTTGTTCTTGGACCGCTGTTTAATCATCCTGAAGGTCAGATGCACAGAGGCGTTAGTGTCCTTCGCATTCGCCCAGATCCGAATATCACGCATTTGGAGCATGCCAATCTGCATTGGCCGAAGCCCAAACTGAAACGCGCATAGAAGGACCGATGTTGTCCGTAGTTCCTCGTCATTTACCATCTGAGGGTGCCTGGTAATGATGTCGCTCATCTCGTCAAAATGCGCGACAAGCACGGCCTCCTCATCAACGCTCAGGAAAACGTCACCACAGCGCACACTCGCATATTTGTCAACATAAGGGAAAGCCAAAGTGGATAGAAACTCAGCGTATTGCGATGACCACCCTGCCAAATTGAACTTACAGAAGTGATATAGGATGCTCTTCAAAGAGCCCATTTCATTGTGTCTGTATGCTTTCGATATGAGCTCCTGCCAAATTTGCCGTACTGTCGTTGGAGCTGAACTAAGGATGAGGAGCAAGTCGTTTGGTAAAATATTACGCAACCTTTGAAATCTTACTTGAGCCGTGCTGACAGCCATTGTTTGCATCTGGTTACAGCACCAATGCTTTAGGATTGGGCGAAACACAGGATGAAACTCTCCAAAATCGAGCGACTCGATTGACCCTGATATCGATATTGACCAAACATCATTCTCAGTGGGGTGCTGAAGCGAACAGGATTTATCGAGGAAGTCGTCGTAATAGCGAATAACAGATGGCAGGTCTGGTACAGCTATGGTAAATTCCTCCCATGGTTCATGAGAGTTGGCAGTTGCTGAGGTCATCCCTTATGCTCCGGAATTGCGCGCAAGACTACGACGCGGTCATCAAAGACATTGTTCCAGACCGATGCTAGCCGATCCTCGAACACGGCACGCGCATATTTCCGAGGCATATCTGACGAGCGTGCCCACCCAAAAAATGTTCGCATCTTTTGGAGTGCTTCATCCATTGAATCCCCTTGATTCAAAAGCTGATTCAATCTAACAACCGCACAGGTGTGCCGCAAGTCATGGGCAGAAATGGATATCTTTCCAGTCCTGTCCTTCAGATCTTTCAGGACGGATGCCGGCAGAGATGCTGTGATTTTCTGGAACAGCTTTGTGACAGACTCGGCTGATAGCGGGCTCCCACGTTGAGAGTTCATCAGATATGAATGTGCCGGCTTGCCTCGATAATTCTCAACATAGCCCTGAACGATGCGAGCAGTCAGCTCACTGACCGGAATTTGCCGTATGGAATTTACTGTCTTGATGCTTGGTATGCTGTATCGCTGATCCTCATCCTCATATGGATTCTCAACCACGGATAGCCAATAGCGATCGCGGCCCAATTTTGAATCAACCCCATGTTTAATGGCATCCGATGCCAACATCAGGAGTTCGCCGCGTCTCAATCCTTGGTGAAGCAACAAAATGAACACGAGAAATGCACGCCACCTGGATGTGGCATCACGAAATGGGTTATCAGACGCGACAGGATCAAGCAGTTTATACAGCGCCTCAACAACTGTAGATGGAAGCGCACGCAGGCTGTCTTGGGTCCGTTTTTTGCCGATGCGAAGCTGTGAGTAAAGCGTGCCAAGGTGATCCAGCCGCCCCTTGATCACTTGGAGCTGGGAGACCGGCAAATTGCTCTTGCTCAGACGATAAATGATGTCATTTACGAATCGAAATGCCGTTTGCCACCTCAATTGAGCGGTTTCGTTGATGTTTGGTTGATTCCGAATCGAAACGAAATAGGCCTCGAGGAGCTCTCCCAGCGTCTCGACATCGATACTGAACAAGGCATCGTCGAGTATGCCCGGTCCATGTAGGGCATCAGAAAACTGGTATAGGGCCTCAACATAGCTCAGCACCTTACGCTTGCTGGATAAAGCCAGGTCCGAGGTCTGGTACATTGACCAGATCGTTGCCCAATATCTGGGTAACCCAGCCTCGTCAAAGAGTGCTGGCTCTTGTAAAACCAGAGGAATGTGGCGGGCCCAAACGTGTTTCAGCAAGTTGTCGCTACCAAGATGAACTTACTGCAGTGGTCAAAAGCAAGACACTGTGTATTTGTGGACAGTAGGCTACGCCGGTCGGCGGCTG is a genomic window of Leeia aquatica containing:
- a CDS encoding tyrosine-type recombinase/integrase; this encodes MTSATANSHEPWEEFTIAVPDLPSVIRYYDDFLDKSCSLQHPTENDVWSISISGSIESLDFGEFHPVFRPILKHWCCNQMQTMAVSTAQVRFQRLRNILPNDLLLILSSAPTTVRQIWQELISKAYRHNEMGSLKSILYHFCKFNLAGWSSQYAEFLSTLAFPYVDKYASVRCGDVFLSVDEEAVLVAHFDEMSDIITRHPQMVNDEELRTTSVLLCAFQFGLRPMQIGMLQMRDIRIWANAKDTNASVHLTFRMIKQRSKNKAQPLMRKVKREWAPLFIELYERAIRAGLSGEGRIFDVSSARETGYIITKATTALLPEPRSATELRHTAAQRLVDAGASQEELAESMGHSDIDTGLVYFQASANQAERVNAALGISEIYQQVTKIAHDRFIDERELAVLPMAFRYLVSAPVQLVSPPAQRTRSPHATDASNSCPSTIQKFIDRCC
- a CDS encoding tyrosine-type recombinase/integrase, whose protein sequence is MLKHVWARHIPLVLQEPALFDEAGLPRYWATIWSMYQTSDLALSSKRKVLSYVEALYQFSDALHGPGILDDALFSIDVETLGELLEAYFVSIRNQPNINETAQLRWQTAFRFVNDIIYRLSKSNLPVSQLQVIKGRLDHLGTLYSQLRIGKKRTQDSLRALPSTVVEALYKLLDPVASDNPFRDATSRWRAFLVFILLLHQGLRRGELLMLASDAIKHGVDSKLGRDRYWLSVVENPYEDEDQRYSIPSIKTVNSIRQIPVSELTARIVQGYVENYRGKPAHSYLMNSQRGSPLSAESVTKLFQKITASLPASVLKDLKDRTGKISISAHDLRHTCAVVRLNQLLNQGDSMDEALQKMRTFFGWARSSDMPRKYARAVFEDRLASVWNNVFDDRVVVLRAIPEHKG